A DNA window from Rossellomorea marisflavi contains the following coding sequences:
- a CDS encoding LysR family transcriptional regulator, with translation MELRHLLTFKTIVEKGGFKKAADELGYAQSSVTNHIKDLEDELHQPLFDRLGKKVVLTTFGKEFFPYATKIIDLYTEVKEKATHHDEPSGNLRIGAFDHLTSYRLPQILVEYKRKYPNVNLSISSIDFHNLHSELQNGTIDLALILETKDWTPKELTVESIKHEPMVLISPPTEQDTDPTRTVLYTEKTCAYKSLFDRYIDQQSLEIQGSVEFGNIEAIKRCVMSGLGSSMLPYFTVKNEIDQHAFKGDIIEDPAYQITTFVAYHKDKWISPAIASMISLIEDHAEHWD, from the coding sequence ATGGAACTGCGACATCTGCTCACATTCAAGACCATCGTCGAAAAAGGCGGATTCAAAAAAGCGGCAGACGAGCTGGGGTATGCCCAGTCCTCCGTCACCAATCACATCAAGGACCTGGAAGATGAGCTTCATCAGCCCCTATTCGATCGACTCGGGAAGAAAGTGGTCCTCACCACCTTCGGAAAAGAGTTCTTCCCCTACGCCACCAAGATCATAGACCTATACACAGAAGTAAAGGAAAAGGCCACCCATCATGATGAGCCGAGTGGCAACCTGCGGATCGGGGCATTCGATCACCTCACGAGCTACCGATTGCCACAGATCCTCGTCGAATACAAAAGAAAATACCCGAACGTGAACCTGTCGATTTCGTCCATAGACTTTCACAATCTCCACTCGGAGCTTCAGAACGGCACCATCGACCTTGCCCTGATCCTCGAGACGAAGGATTGGACCCCGAAGGAGCTGACCGTGGAATCGATCAAGCACGAGCCGATGGTACTGATATCACCGCCAACCGAACAAGATACCGATCCGACACGGACCGTCCTATATACAGAAAAGACATGTGCCTACAAGAGCCTGTTCGACCGGTACATCGATCAGCAAAGTCTGGAGATCCAGGGAAGCGTGGAATTCGGAAACATCGAAGCCATAAAGCGCTGTGTCATGAGCGGCCTCGGAAGCTCCATGCTCCCGTATTTCACCGTGAAGAATGAAATCGATCAACACGCGTTCAAAGGAGACATCATTGAAGATCCGGCGTATCAAATCACCACATTCGTCGCGTATCATAAGGACAAATGGATCTCACCGGCCATCGCTTCCATGATCTCTCTTATTGAGGATCATGCCGAGCATTGGGATTGA
- a CDS encoding NAD(P)H-dependent oxidoreductase → MSKDSTKQAVLDAFSFRHATKAFDPEKKISDADFDYILETGRLSPSSVGYEPWKFVILQNPEIREQLREVSFGAQGQLPTASHMVIILARKNATPESDYAQHLLRNVKEVPDHMMDEMVAAYRRFQDEDINIYESERALFDWASKQTYIALGNMMTSAAMIGIDSCPIEGFNYEKASLILEEAGILDSENFGISVMAAFGYRAEEPHREKVRQPIEDVVEWVK, encoded by the coding sequence ATGAGCAAAGATAGCACAAAACAAGCTGTACTCGACGCATTTTCATTCCGTCATGCCACAAAAGCATTCGATCCGGAGAAAAAAATCTCCGATGCCGATTTTGACTATATCCTTGAGACAGGAAGGTTGTCACCGAGCTCCGTGGGCTATGAGCCTTGGAAATTCGTGATTCTTCAAAATCCCGAGATCCGCGAGCAACTGCGCGAAGTAAGCTTCGGAGCACAAGGGCAGCTGCCGACTGCAAGTCATATGGTCATCATCCTTGCACGTAAGAATGCAACGCCAGAATCAGACTATGCGCAGCACCTGTTGAGAAACGTCAAGGAAGTACCCGATCACATGATGGACGAGATGGTGGCGGCGTATAGAAGATTCCAAGACGAGGACATCAACATCTACGAAAGCGAACGGGCATTATTCGACTGGGCCAGCAAGCAAACGTACATCGCCCTCGGCAATATGATGACGTCAGCCGCGATGATCGGTATCGATTCATGTCCAATCGAAGGATTCAACTATGAAAAAGCCTCCCTCATCCTCGAGGAAGCAGGTATCCTCGACAGCGAAAACTTCGGTATCTCCGTCATGGCGGCATTCGGCTACCGTGCAGAGGAGCCTCACCGTGAGAAAGTCAGACAGCCGATCGAAGATGTCGTAGAGTGGGTGAAATAA
- a CDS encoding CPBP family intramembrane glutamic endopeptidase: MTAKLTKTRFSMQLQKPRWNNRIYFPYITHGFHSIPIRLFFLFSVMGSVIGFSFNIFFFGEWDGMKEIVLFALAFSIVNATLEEMLWRGTLLPVLAGQVSWLYALVVTSLAFGLHHIALGIPFWPALGFSIGGFFFAIVKWRSESLFPPILWHFIINLLMVFSGFILPY; encoded by the coding sequence TTGACCGCCAAGCTGACGAAAACCCGATTTTCCATGCAGCTTCAAAAACCGAGGTGGAACAATCGAATCTATTTTCCCTATATCACGCACGGATTTCATTCGATTCCAATCAGGCTTTTTTTTCTCTTCTCCGTGATGGGGAGCGTCATAGGCTTCTCGTTCAATATATTTTTCTTCGGTGAATGGGATGGGATGAAAGAGATCGTGCTGTTCGCCCTCGCGTTTTCAATCGTGAATGCGACGCTGGAGGAAATGTTGTGGAGGGGGACCCTTTTACCGGTCTTGGCCGGACAGGTCTCATGGTTGTATGCACTCGTTGTGACAAGCCTGGCATTCGGTCTCCATCATATTGCCCTCGGCATTCCCTTTTGGCCTGCGCTTGGCTTTTCCATTGGCGGGTTTTTCTTTGCCATTGTCAAGTGGAGAAGTGAAAGCTTGTTCCCACCGATCTTGTGGCATTTCATCATCAATCTGCTGATGGTCTTCAGTGGATTCATTCTACCGTATTAA
- a CDS encoding DedA family protein, whose amino-acid sequence MEIIELLRLAAGIMFTPISDEVILLSSLGIWAADGVNPYGVWLASWGMVFVAFLWFYVVGMFFRSIPLFNRWMSTKWLNKAEKMLSRYGFWAVMVSFFVPGIRHPIHYVAGIMRMPLRKYVTATLIASSIYTGVWTGLVYTFDEKVGVEFVVGLLLDRLPLVLTIVVLVVGFVLLRWRRKVHKEELIEKTPGF is encoded by the coding sequence ATGGAGATCATTGAATTGCTCAGGCTTGCGGCAGGCATCATGTTTACGCCGATATCGGATGAGGTGATCCTTCTTTCTAGCCTTGGGATCTGGGCGGCGGACGGGGTGAATCCTTACGGTGTCTGGCTTGCGTCATGGGGGATGGTCTTCGTGGCCTTCCTGTGGTTTTATGTGGTGGGGATGTTTTTCCGGAGCATTCCATTATTCAATAGATGGATGTCGACCAAGTGGTTGAACAAGGCAGAAAAGATGCTGTCCCGCTATGGATTCTGGGCGGTGATGGTATCGTTTTTCGTGCCGGGGATCCGTCATCCGATCCATTATGTGGCGGGCATCATGCGGATGCCACTCAGGAAATATGTGACCGCAACGCTCATCGCCTCATCGATCTACACGGGGGTGTGGACCGGACTTGTATACACGTTCGATGAAAAGGTCGGGGTCGAATTCGTGGTGGGGCTGTTACTGGACCGGTTGCCCCTGGTGTTGACGATCGTCGTGCTCGTTGTCGGCTTCGTCTTGCTCAGGTGGAGACGGAAGGTTCATAAAGAAGAACTCATAGAAAAAACGCCTGGATTCTAG
- a CDS encoding YitT family protein yields MNSTAKEITLIIIGSLFFALGVNLFAIPNELGEGGVTGISMTLYYVFGWSPGYTNFIMNGILLAIGYKVLNKRVTWYTLLAIFFTSVFLHFTEGMGRSLDIMLGTVFAGVFIGIGLGLVLRSGGTTGGSTIVARMLNQKFGWAVSTSMFVFDILVVIGSGFVIGIENTMYTGISIYISTKILDYLIDGFDTRKAVTIISPLTDAIAEKVSAEMDRGATIINARGHYSQESKDILYVVINKQELFLLKKTIQQIDDKAFVVVHDVRDVFGEGFTFPKT; encoded by the coding sequence ATGAATTCGACAGCTAAAGAAATCACATTGATTATTATCGGATCCCTGTTCTTCGCGCTTGGGGTGAATCTGTTTGCGATTCCGAATGAGCTTGGCGAGGGAGGCGTGACGGGGATCTCTATGACCCTCTACTATGTATTCGGCTGGTCACCGGGCTACACGAACTTTATCATGAACGGGATTTTGCTGGCCATCGGTTACAAAGTACTGAATAAACGCGTGACATGGTATACGCTGCTGGCGATCTTCTTCACATCGGTGTTCCTGCACTTCACAGAAGGAATGGGACGCTCCCTCGATATCATGCTCGGTACGGTCTTTGCTGGTGTGTTCATCGGGATCGGTCTCGGCCTTGTTCTCCGCTCAGGCGGTACAACGGGCGGGTCCACGATCGTTGCCCGCATGCTCAACCAGAAGTTCGGCTGGGCCGTGAGCACGAGCATGTTCGTGTTCGATATTCTTGTGGTGATCGGATCCGGGTTCGTCATCGGGATCGAGAACACGATGTACACCGGGATTTCGATTTACATCAGTACAAAGATCCTCGATTATCTCATCGACGGTTTCGATACGCGGAAGGCTGTCACAATCATCTCGCCCCTCACCGACGCCATCGCCGAGAAGGTGAGCGCCGAGATGGACCGTGGTGCCACGATCATCAACGCCCGAGGCCACTACTCCCAGGAATCCAAGGATATCCTGTATGTGGTCATCAACAAGCAGGAACTCTTCCTCCTGAAAAAGACGATCCAACAGATCGATGACAAAGCATTCGTCGTCGTCCACGACGTGCGCGATGTATTCGGAGAAGGTTTCACCTTCCCGAAAACATAA
- a CDS encoding helix-turn-helix transcriptional regulator, with amino-acid sequence MNIMILLQNRGKMTAKELADELEVSERTILRDMDALTHAGIPVVSERGKDGGWRLMDHFRNRLSGLTSADMTSLFLSPSKELLEDLGLHYSLDTRQKLFGAIPDTYRDEAQAMWEKIHIDSGTWKPSSEKAHALAVVKQALWENKKLFIRYGRTVGDMKERIVEPLGLVAKGGTWYLVATRDGEIRNYRVSRIGQASLEEETFERPPHFHLPDYWEQSKTSFVKNLPAYEVDVWLHPQIVGRITFTGKFVKVMKKEQPTDDGWIPATLQFNDEQEAIEFILGFSDQIRVESPHLKEKVLAAAQAVITFYQNES; translated from the coding sequence ATGAACATCATGATCCTATTACAGAACCGGGGCAAGATGACGGCGAAGGAACTGGCGGATGAGCTGGAGGTGTCGGAGCGGACGATCCTCCGGGACATGGATGCCCTGACGCATGCGGGGATCCCGGTCGTATCCGAACGCGGCAAGGATGGGGGATGGCGCCTGATGGATCACTTCCGCAACCGCCTGAGCGGATTGACCAGCGCCGACATGACCTCGCTTTTCCTGTCCCCGTCCAAGGAACTCCTTGAAGATCTCGGCCTTCATTACTCCCTCGATACGCGGCAGAAGCTGTTCGGGGCGATCCCTGACACCTACCGGGACGAGGCGCAGGCCATGTGGGAGAAGATCCATATCGATTCCGGCACATGGAAACCTTCCAGTGAGAAAGCCCATGCCCTCGCCGTCGTGAAGCAGGCACTCTGGGAAAATAAAAAATTGTTCATCCGCTACGGACGCACAGTAGGGGACATGAAGGAGCGGATCGTGGAACCACTGGGGCTTGTGGCAAAAGGGGGAACATGGTATCTGGTGGCTACCCGGGACGGAGAAATCCGGAATTATCGGGTCTCCCGGATTGGGCAAGCGAGCCTGGAAGAGGAGACATTCGAGCGGCCCCCTCATTTTCACCTACCGGACTACTGGGAACAATCCAAGACCTCCTTTGTGAAGAATCTCCCCGCCTATGAGGTGGATGTGTGGCTGCACCCTCAGATCGTCGGGAGGATCACCTTCACCGGCAAATTCGTGAAAGTAATGAAGAAAGAGCAACCTACGGACGACGGATGGATTCCCGCCACCCTGCAGTTCAATGATGAACAGGAAGCCATTGAATTCATCCTTGGCTTCTCCGATCAAATCAGGGTTGAATCCCCTCATCTGAAGGAAAAAGTACTGGCGGCAGCACAGGCAGTCATTACGTTTTACCAAAACGAATCCTGA
- a CDS encoding dihydrofolate reductase family protein yields the protein MHQDRKVVVFIACSLDGYIATKDESLEWLFQVEGEGDNGFSAFYDTVDTVVMGKKTYDWVMNQEMGAFPYEGKECVVFSRSSWEDTEHVSYRNGDVRSFVEEQKGRSGKNIWVVGGGELLHAFIQEGLVDEFIITVAPVIIGNGIPLFREGDHGLDLKLKGTQSFNQFVELHYEVKR from the coding sequence ATGCATCAGGATCGTAAAGTGGTTGTATTCATCGCATGCAGTCTCGATGGATATATTGCGACGAAGGATGAGTCATTGGAGTGGCTTTTCCAGGTGGAGGGCGAAGGGGACAATGGGTTTTCCGCTTTCTACGACACCGTTGATACAGTAGTGATGGGAAAGAAGACGTATGATTGGGTGATGAATCAGGAGATGGGAGCATTCCCGTATGAAGGGAAAGAATGTGTGGTGTTCTCCCGTTCCTCTTGGGAGGATACGGAACATGTGAGCTATCGGAATGGTGATGTCCGGTCGTTTGTAGAGGAACAAAAAGGGCGAAGCGGCAAGAATATCTGGGTCGTTGGTGGAGGGGAACTGCTGCACGCGTTCATCCAGGAAGGATTGGTGGATGAGTTCATCATCACCGTTGCGCCGGTGATCATCGGGAATGGGATTCCACTGTTTAGGGAAGGTGACCACGGACTGGATCTTAAACTGAAGGGGACGCAGTCGTTCAATCAGTTTGTGGAATTGCATTATGAGGTGAAGAGGTAG
- a CDS encoding RNA polymerase sigma factor, producing MTEFEKIYDQHFREVYAFILSMSRNEKLAEEITQETFFKALKAIDGFKGQCKMSVWLCQIAKNTYFTHLSKQKRLVPEEAVESSGDAVMERLMENREEAMRVHQVLHSLQDPYKEVFTLRIFGELSFRDISGLFGKTESWARVTYYRARQKIQDRLEEEDV from the coding sequence GTGACAGAATTTGAGAAGATCTACGATCAGCATTTCAGGGAAGTGTATGCATTCATCCTATCCATGAGCCGCAATGAGAAGCTGGCCGAAGAGATCACGCAGGAGACTTTTTTCAAGGCGCTGAAAGCGATCGATGGCTTTAAGGGGCAGTGCAAGATGAGTGTGTGGCTGTGCCAGATCGCGAAGAATACATACTTTACCCATTTATCAAAGCAGAAGCGATTGGTGCCGGAAGAAGCGGTCGAATCCAGTGGGGACGCGGTCATGGAGCGGCTCATGGAGAACCGGGAAGAGGCGATGCGGGTCCATCAGGTGCTGCACTCCCTTCAAGATCCGTACAAGGAAGTGTTCACCCTGCGGATTTTCGGGGAGCTTTCCTTCCGGGACATCAGCGGGCTGTTCGGTAAGACGGAAAGCTGGGCCAGGGTGACGTATTACCGGGCACGGCAAAAAATTCAGGATCGTTTGGAGGAGGAAGACGTATGA
- a CDS encoding zf-HC2 domain-containing protein, whose product MREVPCRVIEDLLPLYHDDVCSEESRSLVEGHLSQCEACRNELQRMRAGLPVEEKVTVDRNSDDRVMKGIASSWKKGKKRSFWKGMLVTSAVAACLVLAYVGLFQWNVVNVGTENAEISKVSQADGKVFFHLNVDDGYKISTLKYDVNSNGDFYVTGKRQVIKEEASRPSALENADEFVDLSEQEEIRGEKIEAIYFGTPDDRKLIWKEGMDVPETDQSVLERFGL is encoded by the coding sequence ATGAGGGAGGTACCATGTCGGGTCATCGAAGACCTGCTGCCCCTATATCATGATGACGTGTGCAGTGAGGAAAGCCGGTCCCTAGTGGAGGGACATCTTAGTCAATGTGAAGCGTGCAGGAATGAGCTTCAGCGGATGCGTGCCGGCCTGCCGGTGGAGGAGAAGGTGACGGTTGACCGGAATAGTGATGACCGGGTGATGAAGGGGATTGCGTCCTCTTGGAAGAAGGGGAAGAAGCGGTCGTTTTGGAAGGGGATGCTTGTGACGTCTGCCGTTGCAGCCTGCCTCGTCCTTGCTTATGTAGGGCTGTTCCAGTGGAATGTGGTCAATGTCGGGACCGAGAACGCGGAAATCAGTAAAGTGAGTCAGGCGGATGGGAAGGTCTTTTTTCATCTGAATGTAGACGATGGGTACAAGATTTCAACGTTGAAGTATGATGTGAACAGTAACGGGGATTTCTATGTCACGGGGAAGCGTCAGGTGATCAAGGAAGAAGCCTCCCGTCCAAGTGCCCTTGAAAACGCTGATGAATTCGTCGATCTTTCTGAGCAGGAAGAAATCCGTGGAGAGAAAATCGAGGCGATCTACTTCGGAACCCCTGATGACCGCAAGCTGATCTGGAAAGAAGGCATGGACGTGCCAGAAACCGATCAGAGTGTGCTCGAACGGTTTGGGTTGTAA
- a CDS encoding DinB family protein has product MFTSTNDFLREWNQEAATTQKVFDALTDASLKQEAGPDLYTIGSVAWHVTGAAYYFLAQVGVTFEAPDLQKAAPASASEIAETYKLVSMRLGDAVSKQVSDEKLNEPISLFGMDMPFQGVLRLLIQHQAHHRGQLTVLMRQAGLQVPGVYGPSKEESEAMRAGK; this is encoded by the coding sequence ATGTTCACATCAACCAATGATTTTCTACGTGAATGGAACCAGGAAGCCGCTACCACTCAGAAAGTGTTCGATGCACTCACTGATGCGTCACTGAAACAGGAAGCCGGGCCTGACCTATACACTATCGGTAGCGTGGCTTGGCACGTAACGGGCGCAGCGTATTATTTCCTTGCCCAAGTAGGGGTCACCTTCGAGGCGCCAGACCTCCAAAAGGCTGCGCCGGCATCCGCCAGCGAGATTGCCGAGACATATAAGCTCGTGAGCATGCGTCTCGGCGATGCCGTGTCAAAGCAAGTGTCCGATGAGAAGCTGAACGAACCGATCAGCCTCTTCGGCATGGACATGCCGTTCCAAGGTGTCCTTCGCCTGCTCATCCAGCATCAGGCCCACCACCGCGGCCAACTGACCGTTCTCATGCGCCAGGCCGGACTGCAGGTTCCTGGCGTGTATGGACCGAGTAAGGAAGAGTCGGAAGCGATGCGGGCAGGGAAATAA
- a CDS encoding 3-isopropylmalate dehydrogenase has translation MTHRGGMMKMDLFFYMLMGCLIAAGNILAFITFRKKKSLYSAALTVLLMAPVLGGVGGITALIVIRDAFAVFYGLQVAYFLLVNSAIILVIAVITSAVRNYRTP, from the coding sequence ATGACACATAGGGGAGGAATGATGAAAATGGACCTGTTCTTCTACATGCTGATGGGATGCTTGATTGCCGCGGGAAACATTCTCGCCTTTATCACCTTCCGCAAAAAGAAAAGCCTGTATTCCGCTGCGTTGACAGTCCTGCTCATGGCACCCGTGCTTGGCGGTGTCGGGGGGATTACCGCACTGATTGTCATCCGCGATGCCTTTGCCGTCTTTTATGGACTTCAAGTAGCGTACTTCCTGCTCGTGAACAGCGCGATCATCCTTGTCATTGCCGTCATCACGTCTGCCGTCCGAAACTACCGTACTCCTTAA
- a CDS encoding bifunctional transcriptional activator/DNA repair enzyme AdaA produces the protein METVVNLSFEEMWEKIMACDRTYDGLFFTAVKTTKIYCRPSCRSRKPKKVNVEFFQERAEAEQAGYRACKRCKPEEEHSPNIGVVRETIAFLVNHHKQPLKLQDIADGVGLSSYHLERVFKEETSHTPRTYLEKVRIDKAANLLRETGLTNLQICYEVGFQSPSNFYKVFSRMKGCSPSEYRRGQLDEVE, from the coding sequence ATGGAGACGGTGGTGAATCTGTCATTTGAAGAGATGTGGGAGAAGATCATGGCGTGCGACCGGACATATGACGGATTGTTCTTTACGGCAGTGAAGACGACGAAGATTTACTGCCGGCCCTCGTGCCGGTCGAGGAAGCCGAAGAAGGTGAACGTGGAGTTCTTCCAGGAGCGTGCGGAGGCGGAGCAGGCGGGGTATCGTGCCTGCAAGAGGTGTAAGCCCGAAGAGGAGCATTCGCCGAATATCGGTGTCGTCCGGGAAACCATTGCCTTCCTGGTCAACCACCACAAGCAGCCGTTGAAGCTGCAGGATATCGCTGACGGGGTGGGGCTGAGCAGCTATCACCTGGAGCGGGTGTTCAAGGAAGAAACCTCCCATACACCGCGGACGTATCTGGAGAAGGTCCGGATCGATAAGGCGGCGAACCTGCTGCGGGAGACCGGTTTGACGAATCTTCAGATCTGTTATGAAGTGGGGTTCCAGAGTCCGTCAAACTTTTATAAAGTGTTCAGTCGCATGAAGGGATGCTCACCGAGTGAGTATCGGAGGGGGCAGTTGGATGAAGTGGAGTAA
- a CDS encoding DNA-3-methyladenine glycosylase family protein has protein sequence MKWSNRGSSIELNLPHPFSFEECLRFLARSDQEVLHEVGEGAVIKLLKVDGELILCRVTSTGEALNVAFLNTSPSTHARELVADYMVEWFDLEQDLSGFMEMAGRDPVLKPFAECYEGMRILCIPDLFEALVWAILGQQINLRFAYTLKKRFVERYGESVTFNDSNHWLFPSCERVATLSIDELRELQFTRRKAEYVLDLAKAMERGELSKEALLLLDSSAIRENLLAIRGVGAWTADYVRMKCFHDSSAFPVADVGLHLALKEALGLERKPTIEEIEELAINWKGWEAYATFYLWRSLYGEGV, from the coding sequence ATGAAGTGGAGTAATCGTGGATCGTCGATTGAACTCAATCTGCCGCATCCTTTCAGCTTTGAGGAGTGCTTGAGGTTTTTGGCCAGATCGGACCAGGAAGTGCTTCACGAGGTAGGAGAGGGAGCGGTCATCAAGCTTCTGAAAGTTGATGGAGAGTTGATTCTCTGTAGGGTCACTTCCACCGGTGAAGCCTTGAATGTCGCGTTCCTGAACACGTCTCCGTCCACACATGCACGAGAGCTTGTGGCCGATTATATGGTGGAATGGTTTGATCTTGAACAGGACCTTTCCGGGTTCATGGAGATGGCTGGACGAGATCCCGTCTTAAAGCCTTTCGCGGAGTGCTATGAAGGCATGCGGATCCTCTGCATACCCGACCTGTTCGAGGCGCTTGTATGGGCGATCCTTGGTCAGCAGATCAACCTGAGGTTCGCTTATACGCTTAAAAAACGCTTTGTCGAGCGGTACGGAGAGAGTGTGACATTCAACGACAGCAATCATTGGCTGTTTCCTTCCTGCGAACGCGTGGCCACCCTCTCCATCGATGAACTGCGTGAGCTTCAGTTCACGAGGAGGAAGGCAGAGTACGTCCTCGATCTCGCAAAAGCCATGGAGAGAGGGGAACTCTCCAAAGAAGCGCTACTCCTTTTGGATTCATCAGCCATCCGGGAGAATCTGCTTGCCATACGCGGTGTCGGGGCATGGACGGCCGATTATGTGCGGATGAAATGCTTCCATGACAGCAGCGCGTTCCCCGTCGCCGATGTCGGCCTACACCTGGCCCTGAAGGAAGCCCTCGGCCTGGAACGAAAGCCGACAATCGAGGAAATCGAAGAACTCGCAATCAATTGGAAAGGGTGGGAAGCCTATGCTACGTTTTATCTCTGGCGATCATTGTACGGAGAAGGAGTATAA
- a CDS encoding methylated-DNA--[protein]-cysteine S-methyltransferase encodes MLRFISGDHCTEKEYKLDMDTPLGILEIIGTNEAVSSILFVEREERVHMREDDTPDVLIDCHDQLAEYFNGSRRTFSFPVHVKGTDFQKRVWEGLLDLAYGEMGSYKDLAVSIGNEKAIRAVGSANGKNKLSIVIPCHRIIGSNGTMTGYAGGVWRKEWLLRHEGKHENS; translated from the coding sequence ATGCTACGTTTTATCTCTGGCGATCATTGTACGGAGAAGGAGTATAAACTGGATATGGACACGCCCCTTGGGATCTTGGAAATCATCGGGACCAACGAGGCCGTGTCGTCGATCTTATTTGTGGAAAGGGAAGAGAGGGTGCATATGCGTGAGGACGATACGCCTGACGTACTGATCGACTGTCATGATCAGCTGGCTGAGTATTTCAACGGCAGCCGGCGGACGTTCTCGTTTCCCGTCCATGTGAAGGGGACCGATTTCCAGAAGCGCGTCTGGGAAGGACTGCTCGACCTGGCGTACGGAGAAATGGGTTCGTATAAAGACCTCGCCGTATCGATCGGCAATGAAAAAGCAATCCGTGCCGTCGGCAGTGCCAACGGGAAGAACAAGCTCAGCATCGTCATCCCGTGCCATCGTATCATCGGGTCAAATGGGACGATGACCGGATATGCGGGAGGCGTGTGGAGGAAAGAGTGGCTGCTGCGGCATGAGGGAAAACATGAAAACAGCTGA
- a CDS encoding DUF3923 family protein, whose product MKKMWAFWWLTNLFWVILFGVISAFIWLRDVDGAGIVQSPEAKLVAFLILAAAFLFPAIIQGVWLVVNVVMNRKKTVI is encoded by the coding sequence ATGAAGAAAATGTGGGCTTTCTGGTGGCTGACCAACCTGTTCTGGGTGATCCTGTTCGGTGTGATCTCGGCGTTCATCTGGCTGCGGGATGTGGACGGGGCAGGGATTGTGCAGTCTCCGGAAGCGAAGTTGGTGGCGTTTCTGATCCTTGCGGCTGCGTTCCTTTTCCCGGCCATCATTCAAGGCGTTTGGCTTGTGGTGAACGTGGTGATGAACCGGAAGAAAACGGTGATATAA